In the Variovorax sp. S12S4 genome, one interval contains:
- the surE gene encoding 5'/3'-nucleotidase SurE: protein MKILISNDDGFQAPGIVALHDALKDIADVEVVAPEHNNSAKSNALTLAAPLYVHKAHNGFRYVTGTPADCVHIALKGLLDYRPDLVVSGINNGANMGDDTIYSGTVGAAMEAYLFGIPAIAFSQIEKGWAHVDAAAQVARRLVQRIESERMIEGGAFLLNVNVPNRPFEELKPIKVCRLGRRHAAEKVITQESPRGETMYWIAGAGSAKDSGEGTDFHATAAGHVALTPLQIDLTDHANLAQWRETVARLGN from the coding sequence ATGAAGATACTTATTTCCAATGACGATGGCTTTCAGGCGCCGGGCATCGTCGCATTGCACGACGCCCTGAAAGACATCGCCGATGTCGAGGTGGTTGCACCCGAGCACAACAACAGCGCCAAGTCGAATGCGCTGACCCTGGCCGCACCGCTCTACGTGCACAAGGCGCACAACGGTTTTCGCTACGTCACGGGCACCCCGGCCGATTGCGTCCATATCGCGCTCAAGGGGCTGCTCGACTACCGGCCCGACCTGGTGGTGTCCGGCATCAACAACGGCGCCAACATGGGCGACGACACCATCTACTCGGGCACCGTCGGCGCGGCGATGGAGGCATACCTGTTCGGCATTCCGGCCATTGCGTTCTCGCAGATCGAAAAAGGCTGGGCGCATGTCGATGCGGCCGCGCAAGTGGCGCGCCGGCTGGTTCAGCGGATCGAAAGCGAGCGCATGATCGAAGGCGGCGCTTTCCTGCTCAACGTGAATGTGCCGAACCGGCCGTTCGAGGAACTCAAGCCGATCAAGGTTTGCCGGCTCGGCCGCCGCCACGCGGCAGAAAAGGTGATTACGCAGGAAAGCCCGCGCGGCGAAACGATGTACTGGATTGCGGGCGCCGGCAGCGCCAAGGACAGCGGCGAAGGCACCGACTTTCACGCAACCGCCGCGGGCCACGTGGCACTGACGCCGCTGCAGATCGACCTGACCGATCACGCCAACCTGGCGCAATGGCGCGAGACGGTAGCCCGTCTCGGCAACTGA
- a CDS encoding peptidoglycan DD-metalloendopeptidase family protein translates to MQGFGNRSWCAGITLAVVLVIAGCAAPRGPAPVEDRGTMTRAPNAAPGGPLITTDASGKPLPGIENYGKPGYYAVRPGDTIRRIGIETGQGWQNIARWNNLENPDLIEVGQVLRVVPPVGPTSTTVAAAAAPAEGAVTKPVTPPAVLPAAPASAAASKPAVTASPSAPAANSGDEDLGWIWPAHGTLIAGFDDAKNKGFDIGGKAGDAVLAAADGRVVYAGAGLRGYGNLIILKHNNTYLTAYAHNQTLLVKEDQSVQKGQKIAEMGNSDADRVKLHFEIRRQGKPVDPARYLPSR, encoded by the coding sequence ATGCAGGGTTTTGGCAATCGGAGTTGGTGCGCTGGTATCACGTTGGCCGTTGTGCTCGTGATCGCGGGCTGCGCCGCACCGCGAGGGCCGGCGCCGGTCGAAGACCGTGGCACGATGACGCGCGCCCCCAATGCGGCACCCGGAGGCCCGCTCATCACCACCGATGCGTCGGGCAAGCCGCTGCCCGGCATCGAGAACTATGGCAAGCCGGGCTACTACGCTGTGCGCCCCGGCGACACGATTCGCCGCATCGGAATCGAAACCGGCCAAGGCTGGCAGAACATTGCACGCTGGAACAATCTCGAGAATCCCGACCTGATCGAAGTCGGCCAGGTGCTGCGCGTGGTTCCTCCGGTGGGGCCGACGTCCACCACCGTGGCGGCCGCGGCCGCTCCCGCCGAGGGCGCCGTAACCAAGCCTGTGACGCCGCCCGCGGTGTTGCCCGCGGCGCCCGCGAGCGCGGCGGCCAGCAAGCCGGCGGTCACCGCATCGCCATCGGCACCCGCCGCCAATTCGGGCGACGAGGATCTCGGCTGGATCTGGCCCGCGCATGGCACGCTCATCGCAGGGTTCGACGACGCCAAGAACAAGGGCTTCGATATCGGCGGCAAAGCCGGCGACGCGGTCCTGGCCGCGGCCGATGGCCGCGTGGTCTATGCAGGCGCGGGCCTGCGCGGCTACGGCAACCTGATCATCCTGAAGCACAACAACACCTACCTCACGGCGTATGCGCACAACCAGACGCTGCTCGTGAAGGAAGACCAGTCGGTGCAAAAGGGACAGAAGATCGCCGAAATGGGCAACAGCGACGCGGACCGTGTCAAGCTGCACTTCGAAATCCGTCGCCAGGGCAAGCCTGTCGATCCGGCACGCTACCTGCCGAGCCGGTAA
- a CDS encoding protein-L-isoaspartate(D-aspartate) O-methyltransferase — protein MATQRPGFPVRLTPTASAATRGRMPAVPAKPMVPATPSMASDAVRARMVQKLAAQGITDPRVLRALGAVERHRFVDSALVNQAYEDTSLPIGLGQTISKPSVVARMIELLLGAPALVGKPQERLGRVLEIGTGCGYQAAVLNHVATEVYSIERLRGLHERARANLRHFRLATVHLMLGDGMVGYAKGAPYAGIIAAAGGEAVPQAWTDQLAVGGRIVAPTQSAGGGQALVVIDKTARGLERRILEAVHFVPLKSGIA, from the coding sequence ATGGCCACGCAACGGCCTGGTTTCCCGGTTCGCCTGACACCCACCGCATCGGCCGCCACGCGAGGGCGCATGCCCGCCGTGCCGGCCAAGCCAATGGTGCCGGCCACCCCCTCGATGGCTTCCGACGCCGTGCGCGCACGCATGGTGCAGAAGCTCGCCGCCCAAGGCATTACCGACCCCCGCGTGCTTCGTGCGCTGGGCGCGGTGGAGCGGCATCGTTTTGTCGACAGTGCGCTGGTCAACCAGGCCTATGAAGACACGAGCCTGCCCATCGGGCTGGGCCAGACCATTTCCAAGCCCAGCGTGGTGGCTCGCATGATCGAGCTTCTGCTGGGTGCGCCCGCGTTGGTGGGCAAGCCGCAAGAGCGGCTCGGACGCGTGCTCGAAATCGGCACCGGCTGCGGCTACCAGGCCGCGGTGCTGAACCATGTGGCCACGGAGGTCTACAGCATCGAGCGCTTGCGCGGGCTGCACGAGCGCGCGCGCGCCAACCTGCGGCACTTCCGGCTCGCGACCGTGCACCTGATGCTCGGCGACGGCATGGTTGGCTACGCCAAGGGTGCGCCCTACGCAGGAATCATCGCCGCCGCAGGCGGCGAAGCGGTCCCGCAAGCCTGGACCGATCAACTCGCAGTGGGCGGACGCATCGTCGCGCCCACGCAATCGGCGGGGGGCGGACAGGCCCTCGTCGTCATCGATAAAACCGCCCGTGGACTGGAGCGCCGCATTCTTGAGGCGGTTCACTTTGTCCCCCTAAAATCGGGCATCGCTTGA
- a CDS encoding NADPH:quinone oxidoreductase family protein gives MHAWLCENPTGVDALTWKELPTPTPGPGQVLIEIRAASLNFPDLLIVQNKYQIKPPLPFVPGSEYAGIVQAVGEGVTHLSIGQNVACLSGTGGFATHTLAPAALCMPLPEGFGHVDAAAFIMIYATSWHALMDRAQLKAGETVLVLGAAGGVGTAAIQIAKAAGAKVIAAASTDEKCELCRSIGADATINYTTHALPNGFRDAIKAATDGKGPDVIYDPVGGDFAEPAFRSIGWRGRYLVVGFASGPIPSLPLNLTLLKGASLVGVFWGDFAKREPKANAQMMAELAQWYGQGKIKPVIDSTMPMAELKAAYTHMGSRGVKGKLVMVN, from the coding sequence ATGCACGCATGGCTTTGCGAAAACCCCACCGGCGTCGATGCGCTGACCTGGAAGGAACTGCCCACACCAACGCCGGGTCCGGGCCAGGTGCTGATCGAAATCAGGGCTGCCAGCCTCAATTTCCCCGATCTGCTGATCGTCCAGAACAAATACCAGATCAAGCCGCCCCTGCCCTTCGTGCCCGGTTCGGAATACGCCGGCATCGTCCAGGCGGTGGGCGAAGGCGTCACGCATCTTTCGATCGGCCAGAACGTGGCGTGCCTTTCGGGAACCGGAGGCTTCGCAACCCACACGCTGGCGCCGGCCGCGCTTTGCATGCCTTTGCCGGAAGGCTTCGGCCATGTCGACGCGGCGGCGTTCATCATGATCTATGCCACATCGTGGCATGCGCTGATGGACCGGGCGCAGCTGAAGGCCGGGGAAACTGTGCTCGTGCTGGGTGCCGCCGGCGGCGTGGGCACCGCGGCCATACAGATCGCAAAGGCAGCCGGTGCAAAAGTGATTGCGGCGGCTTCCACCGACGAGAAATGCGAACTCTGCCGCTCCATTGGCGCCGATGCCACCATCAACTACACGACGCATGCGCTTCCAAACGGCTTTCGCGACGCCATCAAGGCGGCGACCGACGGCAAGGGGCCTGACGTCATTTACGACCCGGTGGGCGGCGATTTTGCGGAGCCGGCATTTCGCTCGATCGGCTGGCGCGGCCGCTATTTGGTGGTCGGCTTTGCATCGGGCCCGATTCCGTCGCTGCCATTGAATCTGACGCTGCTGAAAGGCGCATCGCTGGTTGGTGTGTTCTGGGGCGATTTTGCCAAGCGCGAGCCCAAGGCCAATGCACAAATGATGGCTGAATTGGCGCAGTGGTACGGCCAGGGAAAGATCAAGCCCGTGATCGACAGCACGATGCCGATGGCAGAATTGAAAGCGGCCTACACCCACATGGGCTCACGCGGCGTCAAAGGAAAACTCGTCATGGTGAACTGA